The following coding sequences are from one Capsicum annuum cultivar UCD-10X-F1 chromosome 3, UCD10Xv1.1, whole genome shotgun sequence window:
- the LOC107864078 gene encoding uncharacterized protein LOC107864078: MQTRLAISSATKLHKLLFAQQSQKYFPYRSFSSSTGGRTADPAVHSGPLEGDDLEESVKFAENERNQPNIKPGKDSDTFVPPKSPLGSSQKIESTGVHQPIDPLTQQKRQKSSNATSDTSFKDINCAGMDGTPWPDEAKDKGAQFEDDKEYFKHHKPSPLAEMEMSDTRKPITQATDAPAPDGIPLYPAPDGGVMVWRPEQLDTAEEALLRAVEIWKQNAMRGDPDSPQGRILRKLRGEYW; encoded by the exons ATGCAAACAAGATTGGCTATTTCTTCAGCAACAAAACTTCATAAACTCTTATTTGCACAACAATCTCAGAAGTACTTTCCATATAGATCATTTTCATCTTCTACTGGAGGTCGAACAGCTGATCCTGCTGTCCATTCTGGACCTCTTGAA GGAGATGACTTAGAGGAATCAGTAAAATTTGCAGAAAACGAAAGGAATCAACCCAATATAAAGCCCGGTAAGGACAGTGACACATTCGTACCACCCAAATCACCACTTGGATCATCTCAAAAGATCGAAAGCACCGGGGTACACCAACCTATAGACCCTTTGACACAACAAAAGAGACAGAAATCTAGTAATGCTACCAGTGATACATCATTTAAAGACATTAACTGCGCTGGAATGGATGGTACCCCGTGGCCCGATGAGGCGAAAGACAAGGGAGCTCAATTTGAAGACGACAAAGAGTACTTTAAGCATCATAAGCCATCTCCATTAGCGGAAATGGAGATGTCTGATACAAGGAAGCCGATCACACAGGCGACTGATGCGCCTGCACCTGATGGCATTCCTTTATACCCTGCTCCTGATGGCGGGGTGATGGTATGGAGGCCGGAACAACTGGATACGGCTGAAGAGGCTCTTTTGAGAGCTGTGGAGATATGGAAACAGAATGCTATGAGGGGTGATCCGGATTCACCTCAAGGTAGGATTCTTAGAAAGCTTCGCGGCGAGTACTGGTGA